In Polaromonas sp. JS666, one genomic interval encodes:
- a CDS encoding LolA-related protein, which yields MIETLETLETQSPMIRPVPGLKVFLAGAGLLLGLCCAPAFAAWDVTQLMQALAQNKSGRASFVETKYIALLDKPVESSGELLYTAPDRLEKRTLKPRPESMLIESGSLTVERGKRRMVLRLQEHPELAAFTESIRGTLAGDVVALKRIYNLDLEGSEERWTLTLRPVETKMLEVVQRIRIAGSRAEVKSIEIEQADKDRSVMVIDKLAAP from the coding sequence ATGATTGAAACGCTTGAAACGCTTGAAACGCAGTCACCGATGATCAGGCCCGTGCCAGGCCTGAAGGTTTTCCTGGCCGGAGCCGGTCTGCTGCTGGGCCTGTGCTGCGCACCGGCCTTCGCTGCCTGGGACGTGACGCAGCTGATGCAGGCGCTGGCCCAGAACAAGTCGGGCCGTGCCAGTTTTGTCGAAACCAAATACATCGCCCTGCTCGACAAGCCGGTGGAGTCATCGGGTGAGCTGCTCTACACCGCCCCCGACCGGCTGGAAAAACGCACGCTCAAGCCCAGGCCCGAGTCGATGCTGATTGAAAGCGGCAGCCTCACCGTCGAGCGCGGCAAGCGCCGCATGGTGTTGCGCCTGCAGGAGCACCCGGAGCTTGCCGCCTTCACCGAGAGCATACGCGGCACGCTGGCCGGGGACGTGGTCGCGCTCAAGCGCATCTACAACCTGGATCTGGAAGGCAGCGAAGAGCGCTGGACCCTCACCTTGCGCCCCGTCGAAACCAAAATGCTGGAGGTGGTGCAGCGCATTCGCATTGCCGGCAGCCGTGCGGAGGTCAAGTCGATTGAAATCGAGCAAGCCGACAAGGACCGCTCGGTGATGGTCATCGACAAGCTGGCCGCTCCATGA
- a CDS encoding MMPL family transporter: MMARLLRRQFLPVWIWLAFLLACGAIISRTPITTDLSAFLPRNPTTEQQLLMDQLREGLASRLILVGIEGADAPTRARLSKAVAQRLRADSAFVSINNGEPVNTERDRAYLFNNRYLLSPAVTPERFSAEGLHAALGESIDLLASPAGLLMKSMLPRDPTGEMVQLLGELDNGKHPPLVDGTWASSDGARALMLLQTRAAGSDTDAQQSAMAAIRQAFDAAPQASPDARLVMSGPGVFSVTSRETIRSQVSRLSLISVVLIATLLLLVYRSLTALALGFLPVLSGVLAGVAAVSLGFGTVHGITLGFGTALIGEAVDYSIYLFVQSEQAGADPQNWVKRFWPTVRLGVLTSIFGFASLLLSGFPGLAQLGLYAIAGLVAAATMTRFVLPHLLPAKFRIHDVSAVGRLLSRLTLRAAALRWPAAVLLLAACAVLVGQRATLLNEKISSLSPVSQAEVALDERLRADMGAPDVRYLVVVSGTSRESVLHDSELVSALLQTQVDQGDLAGFESPSRYLPSTATQRARQASLPPPGELQARLTQAVQELPVRAQLFTPFLADVEATRSRPLLLPGDLERTSMAMAVDALLLRQDRGWTALLPLNAPEGAGIHAGKIRAALATTGLPNALFVDLKAESDRLYSGYLHEAALLSLGGLVAIVALLLLVFRSPMRVLRTIAPLAAAVVTVTAGLALFGQQLTILHLVGLLLVVAVGSNYALFFDRPEPQEPISHRTLASMLLANLTTVAGFGLLAFSKVSILHAMGVTVAPGVILALVYAAIFARPSRA, from the coding sequence ATGATGGCCAGGCTTCTCCGGCGCCAGTTCTTGCCGGTCTGGATCTGGCTGGCGTTTTTGCTGGCCTGCGGCGCCATCATCAGCCGCACGCCCATCACCACCGACCTGTCGGCATTCTTGCCGCGCAATCCTACGACCGAGCAGCAACTGCTGATGGATCAACTGCGTGAAGGCCTGGCCTCACGGCTGATTCTGGTGGGCATCGAAGGCGCCGATGCGCCCACGCGTGCCCGACTGTCCAAAGCAGTGGCCCAGCGCCTGCGCGCCGATTCTGCCTTTGTCTCCATCAACAATGGCGAGCCGGTCAACACCGAGCGCGACCGCGCTTACCTGTTCAACAACCGCTACCTGCTCAGCCCGGCGGTGACGCCCGAACGCTTCAGTGCCGAGGGCCTGCATGCGGCGCTGGGCGAAAGCATCGATCTGCTGGCCTCGCCCGCCGGCTTGCTGATGAAGTCCATGCTGCCCCGCGACCCGACCGGCGAAATGGTGCAGCTGCTCGGCGAACTCGACAACGGCAAACACCCGCCCCTGGTCGACGGCACCTGGGCCTCGAGCGACGGTGCGCGCGCCCTGATGCTGCTACAAACGCGAGCGGCGGGCTCGGACACCGATGCCCAGCAAAGCGCCATGGCCGCCATCCGGCAGGCGTTTGATGCAGCGCCCCAGGCAAGTCCTGACGCCCGGCTGGTGATGAGCGGCCCCGGCGTGTTTTCTGTGACATCGCGCGAGACCATCCGAAGCCAGGTCAGCCGGCTGTCCCTGATCAGCGTTGTGCTCATTGCCACGCTGCTGTTGCTGGTCTATCGCTCGCTGACGGCGCTGGCCCTGGGTTTTCTGCCTGTCCTCAGCGGTGTGCTGGCCGGTGTTGCAGCGGTGAGCCTGGGTTTTGGAACGGTGCACGGCATCACCCTGGGCTTCGGCACCGCCTTGATTGGCGAGGCGGTGGACTATTCGATCTACCTCTTTGTGCAGTCCGAACAGGCCGGCGCTGACCCGCAAAACTGGGTCAAGCGCTTCTGGCCCACGGTGCGGCTCGGCGTGCTGACCTCGATATTCGGCTTTGCCTCGCTACTGCTGTCGGGCTTTCCCGGTCTGGCGCAACTCGGCCTGTACGCGATTGCCGGCCTGGTCGCCGCCGCGACCATGACCCGCTTTGTGCTGCCCCACCTGCTGCCAGCGAAGTTCCGCATCCATGATGTATCGGCGGTCGGCCGCCTGCTGAGCCGCCTGACGCTGCGCGCCGCGGCGCTGCGCTGGCCAGCGGCGGTCCTCCTGCTGGCGGCCTGCGCCGTACTGGTCGGCCAGCGCGCCACCTTGCTGAATGAGAAAATTTCCTCGCTGAGCCCGGTGTCGCAGGCCGAGGTGGCGCTGGACGAGCGCTTGCGCGCCGACATGGGCGCGCCCGATGTGCGTTACCTGGTGGTGGTATCCGGCACCAGCCGGGAATCCGTGCTGCATGACTCCGAACTGGTTTCCGCGCTGCTGCAGACGCAGGTCGATCAGGGCGATCTGGCCGGTTTTGAAAGCCCCAGCCGCTATCTTCCGAGCACAGCCACCCAGCGCGCCCGCCAGGCCAGCCTGCCTCCGCCTGGCGAGTTGCAGGCGCGCCTGACGCAAGCCGTTCAGGAGCTGCCGGTCCGAGCGCAACTGTTCACGCCATTTCTTGCCGACGTTGAAGCCACCCGCAGCAGACCCCTGCTGCTGCCGGGCGACCTGGAGCGAACCTCGATGGCGATGGCGGTAGATGCGCTGCTGCTGCGGCAGGATCGAGGCTGGACGGCCTTGCTGCCGCTCAACGCCCCTGAGGGCGCCGGCATCCACGCCGGAAAGATTCGCGCAGCCCTGGCTACCACGGGCCTGCCGAATGCGCTGTTTGTCGACCTGAAGGCCGAGTCCGACCGGCTGTATTCGGGCTACCTGCATGAAGCCGCGCTGCTCTCGCTGGGTGGGTTGGTGGCCATCGTCGCTCTGCTGCTGCTGGTGTTCCGCTCGCCGATGCGCGTGCTGCGCACCATCGCGCCGCTGGCCGCCGCCGTGGTGACAGTCACCGCCGGGCTGGCCCTGTTTGGCCAGCAATTGACCATTTTGCATCTGGTGGGCTTGCTGCTGGTGGTGGCTGTGGGCTCCAACTACGCGCTGTTTTTTGACCGGCCCGAACCGCAGGAACCCATTTCCCATCGCACCCTGGCCTCTATGCTGCTGGCCAACCTCACCACCGTTGCAGGTTTTGGGCTGCTGGCTTTTTCCAAGGTATCCATACTGCACGCCATGGGTGTGACCGTGGCACCGGGCGTCATCCTGGCGCTCGTCTATGCCGCCATTTTTGCGAGGCCATCCCGTGCCTGA
- a CDS encoding polysaccharide deacetylase family protein gives MPPFLRGHPVPDPRWHSTPLIRASLALHGLALVAVVAVPGLWRWALAAVVANHLLIAAAGLWPRSHWLGPNWTRLPAAATARHEIALTIDDGPDPVVTPRVLDLLDRHAVKATFFCIGELAARYPELCREIVRRGHAVENHSQHHRHYFSVMGPRGLARELQAAQETLTRICGQRPLFFRAPAGLRNPFLEPVLARFGLRLATWSARGFDTRIDDVDRVKSSLLRGLRAGAILLLHDGHAARTPQGVPVILAVLPGVLDAAAAAGLRVVTLRQALS, from the coding sequence ATGCCGCCATTTTTGCGAGGCCATCCCGTGCCTGATCCGCGCTGGCACTCCACGCCGCTGATCCGCGCATCCCTTGCGCTGCATGGGCTGGCACTGGTCGCCGTCGTCGCCGTGCCCGGGTTGTGGCGCTGGGCGCTGGCCGCCGTGGTGGCCAATCACCTGCTGATCGCCGCCGCTGGCCTGTGGCCGCGCAGCCACTGGCTGGGGCCGAACTGGACACGGCTGCCCGCCGCCGCCACGGCCAGACATGAAATCGCCCTGACCATCGACGATGGCCCTGACCCCGTCGTCACCCCGCGGGTGCTGGACCTGCTCGATCGCCATGCGGTCAAGGCCACGTTTTTCTGCATCGGCGAACTGGCCGCGCGCTATCCGGAGCTGTGCCGCGAAATCGTCCGGCGCGGACATGCGGTCGAAAATCACAGCCAGCATCACCGCCATTATTTTTCCGTGATGGGCCCGCGCGGCCTGGCGCGGGAACTGCAAGCCGCGCAAGAAACGCTCACCCGAATCTGCGGCCAGCGACCGCTGTTCTTTCGTGCCCCGGCCGGCTTGCGCAACCCCTTCCTGGAGCCGGTGCTGGCCCGCTTCGGGCTCAGGCTTGCTACTTGGTCCGCACGGGGGTTCGACACCCGCATCGACGACGTTGATCGCGTCAAAAGCAGCCTGCTGCGCGGCCTGCGGGCGGGCGCCATCCTGCTGCTGCACGACGGCCATGCCGCGCGCACCCCGCAGGGCGTGCCCGTGATTCTCGCGGTGTTGCCGGGCGTGCTCGACGCTGCGGCCGCCGCCGGCCTGCGTGTTGTCACCTTGCGCCAGGCCCTGTCATGA
- a CDS encoding phosphatase PAP2 family protein gives MHTLITHPPATAWYRQAAAVIPQHLYLKSVGTTLFISLFFVAYFYLLKNPAHTTTVMPVIGLDHLISFEPLALPLYLSLWVYVSLLPAFFSSRRELCRYGAAMALMCLAGLAIFYFWPTAAPQPNIDWSQYPDVGLLKSLDASGNACPSLHVATAFFSGFWLHHLMRQFRAPLWIHLVNWTWCVGIIYSTLAVRQHVVVDVAGGLVLGGLAAWLSLRGRGAAKRPDFEAATGPGARTGKVSP, from the coding sequence ATGCACACCCTGATCACGCACCCGCCCGCAACAGCCTGGTACCGTCAGGCTGCCGCGGTGATCCCCCAGCATCTCTACCTGAAAAGCGTGGGCACGACGCTTTTTATCAGCCTGTTTTTTGTCGCCTACTTTTACCTGCTCAAAAACCCCGCTCACACCACCACGGTGATGCCCGTCATCGGACTGGATCACCTGATCAGCTTCGAGCCGCTGGCCCTGCCGCTCTATCTCTCTCTGTGGGTCTATGTATCCCTGCTGCCGGCCTTTTTCTCGTCACGGCGAGAACTCTGCCGCTATGGCGCTGCCATGGCGTTGATGTGCCTGGCCGGCTTGGCCATTTTCTATTTCTGGCCCACCGCCGCCCCCCAGCCAAATATCGACTGGAGCCAGTACCCTGATGTGGGTCTGCTGAAGAGTCTCGATGCCTCGGGCAATGCCTGCCCTTCCCTGCATGTCGCCACCGCGTTTTTCTCGGGCTTCTGGCTGCATCACCTGATGCGTCAATTCCGTGCGCCGCTGTGGATACACCTGGTCAACTGGACCTGGTGCGTCGGCATCATCTATTCGACGCTGGCAGTCCGCCAGCATGTGGTGGTAGACGTCGCCGGAGGCCTTGTACTGGGCGGCTTGGCCGCCTGGCTGTCACTGCGTGGGCGCGGGGCCGCAAAGCGCCCGGACTTCGAAGCCGCCACAGGGCCGGGGGCAAGGACCGGCAAGGTTTCGCCTTGA
- a CDS encoding beta-ketoacyl-[acyl-carrier-protein] synthase family protein translates to MNPLWLSHFTATSCIGQGLGETLASLRAQRSGLKPCDFDSADLPTWIGAVEGLADEVLPAELQAFDCRNNRLARLALRQDNFELAVRDVAARVGHRRIGIFLGTSTSGILQTELAYRQRDPATGALPASFIYASTHNPYSVTAFVREYFRLEGPAVTVSSACSSSAKVFASARRMMAAGLIDAAVVGGVDSLCLTTLYGFNSLDLLSRSPCQPFDAARKGISIGEGAAFALLERSPGSLDAKAVLLRGTGESSDAHHMSAPHPEGLGAVMAMRQALASAGLQPGEIDYINLHGTATPSNDAAESKAVAAVFGEHAQPCSSTKGATGHTLGAAGGIEAVISALALQQGFMPGGVNTDNVDPSLPVNYLLKNRDQALTHVLSNSFGFGGTNCSLVFGRAG, encoded by the coding sequence CTGAACCCGCTCTGGCTTTCTCATTTCACCGCCACCAGCTGCATCGGCCAAGGCCTGGGCGAGACGCTGGCTTCGCTGCGGGCGCAGCGCAGCGGCCTGAAGCCCTGCGACTTCGATTCGGCTGACCTGCCCACCTGGATTGGGGCCGTCGAGGGCCTGGCCGACGAAGTCTTGCCCGCCGAACTCCAGGCCTTCGATTGCCGCAACAACCGGCTGGCCCGGCTGGCCCTGCGGCAAGACAATTTCGAACTGGCGGTACGGGACGTGGCCGCACGCGTGGGACACCGGCGAATCGGCATCTTTCTGGGCACCAGCACCTCCGGCATCCTGCAGACCGAGCTTGCCTACAGGCAACGGGACCCCGCCACCGGCGCGCTGCCCGCCAGCTTTATTTATGCATCCACGCACAACCCCTACTCGGTGACGGCCTTCGTGCGCGAGTATTTCCGTCTCGAAGGGCCGGCGGTGACGGTGTCTTCGGCCTGCTCTTCCAGCGCCAAGGTCTTCGCTTCGGCCCGCCGCATGATGGCCGCCGGGCTGATTGACGCGGCCGTCGTCGGCGGGGTGGATTCTCTGTGCCTGACCACGCTGTACGGTTTCAACTCGCTGGACCTGCTGTCCCGCAGCCCGTGCCAACCCTTTGACGCCGCGCGCAAGGGTATCTCCATTGGAGAAGGCGCCGCCTTTGCCTTGCTGGAAAGAAGCCCCGGCAGCCTGGACGCCAAGGCGGTTCTCCTGCGCGGCACCGGTGAGTCCAGCGATGCGCACCACATGTCGGCGCCGCATCCGGAAGGGCTGGGCGCCGTCATGGCGATGCGGCAGGCACTGGCCAGCGCGGGCCTGCAGCCCGGCGAGATCGACTACATCAACCTGCACGGCACGGCCACCCCGTCCAACGACGCGGCAGAAAGCAAAGCGGTCGCCGCCGTGTTTGGCGAGCATGCACAGCCCTGCAGTTCGACCAAGGGGGCGACTGGCCACACGCTGGGCGCGGCTGGCGGCATAGAGGCCGTGATCAGCGCGCTGGCCCTGCAGCAGGGCTTCATGCCGGGCGGCGTCAACACCGACAACGTAGACCCCAGCCTGCCGGTCAACTACCTGCTGAAAAACCGCGATCAGGCGCTGACGCATGTGCTCAGCAATTCCTTTGGTTTCGGCGGCACCAACTGCAGCCTTGTTTTTGGCCGCGCCGGCTGA
- a CDS encoding beta-ketoacyl synthase chain length factor yields MTASNPPAASPLTVFVEGIGLIGPGFSNWEEGRQHLAGLTPYVSQKTLLPSPMSLPPAERRRAGAVIKVSLAVGHEAVDAAGLSAAELPSVFSSSSGDGINCHEICSALASSDRLISPTRFHNSVHNAASGYWSISTGAMPPSSVLCAYDGSFAAGLLEAMTQAVIDDTPVLLVAYDTDYPEPLRSKRPVPDTMGVALVIRPGASARSLARITLQGGNGLTTAAATVMSDAGLEFLRQTIPAARALPLLQALAQQQAAALVLDYLDGTQLALEVAPP; encoded by the coding sequence ATGACTGCATCCAACCCACCCGCCGCCAGCCCGCTCACGGTTTTTGTCGAGGGCATAGGGCTGATAGGCCCCGGTTTTTCCAACTGGGAAGAAGGCCGCCAGCACCTGGCGGGCCTGACACCTTATGTCTCGCAAAAAACGCTGCTGCCATCGCCAATGTCGCTGCCACCTGCAGAACGCCGGCGCGCCGGTGCGGTCATCAAGGTTTCACTGGCGGTCGGCCATGAGGCGGTTGACGCGGCCGGACTGAGCGCCGCCGAACTGCCCTCGGTGTTCAGCTCCTCGAGTGGTGACGGCATCAATTGCCACGAGATCTGCTCGGCGCTGGCCTCCAGCGACCGGCTGATTTCGCCCACCCGCTTTCACAACTCGGTGCACAACGCGGCATCGGGTTACTGGAGCATTTCCACCGGCGCCATGCCGCCTTCGTCCGTGCTGTGCGCCTACGACGGCAGTTTTGCCGCTGGCCTGCTGGAAGCGATGACGCAGGCCGTCATCGACGACACCCCGGTGCTGCTGGTGGCCTACGACACCGACTACCCGGAACCGCTGCGCAGCAAGCGGCCGGTGCCCGACACGATGGGCGTGGCGCTGGTCATCCGCCCCGGCGCCAGCGCACGCAGCCTGGCGCGCATCACGCTGCAGGGCGGCAACGGCCTGACCACGGCTGCGGCCACGGTGATGAGCGACGCCGGGCTGGAGTTCCTGCGCCAGACCATTCCGGCCGCGCGCGCCTTGCCCCTGCTGCAGGCTCTTGCCCAGCAGCAGGCGGCGGCGCTGGTTCTGGATTACCTGGACGGCACGCAACTGGCGCTGGAAGTCGCGCCGCCATGA
- a CDS encoding hotdog family protein → MNRPQTLNRDDIARRIPHQGSMCLLDTVTAWDDSHIRCQASSHRAPDHPLRAHGRLGAACGVEYAAQAMAVHGTLMAEAAAGTAGGSTAPRAGYLASMRSVNLYVDRLDTVPGPLTVSAERMTGDANTVLYSFTVQAGAQTLLSGRAVVVLDAALLPSPVNSSGGSAG, encoded by the coding sequence ATGAACAGACCGCAGACCCTGAACCGGGACGACATCGCCCGCCGCATTCCGCATCAAGGCAGCATGTGCCTGCTCGACACCGTCACGGCCTGGGACGACAGCCACATCCGTTGCCAGGCCAGCAGCCACCGCGCGCCCGACCACCCGCTGCGGGCCCATGGCCGGCTGGGAGCGGCCTGCGGGGTGGAATATGCGGCGCAAGCCATGGCGGTGCACGGCACCCTGATGGCCGAGGCGGCTGCGGGCACTGCCGGCGGCAGCACAGCACCGCGCGCCGGCTACCTGGCCAGCATGCGCAGCGTGAACCTGTACGTCGACCGGCTGGACACGGTGCCCGGCCCCCTGACGGTCAGCGCGGAGCGGATGACCGGGGACGCCAACACCGTGCTGTACAGCTTCACGGTTCAGGCCGGCGCCCAGACCCTGCTCAGCGGGCGCGCGGTTGTCGTGCTCGATGCGGCCCTGCTGCCGAGTCCCGTCAACAGCAGCGGCGGCAGCGCGGGCTGA
- the fabG gene encoding 3-oxoacyl-ACP reductase FabG, which translates to MTPPLKRALVTGGSGGIGSAICRRLAADGFSVIVHANSHLATAQAVAASIAADGGQAQAVAFDVTDASATAAALESLLEQGPIQVLVNNAGIHDDAVFPGMQLSQWQRVLDVSLNGFFHVTQPLTLPMIRTRWGRIITITSVAAVAGNRGQVNYSAAKGALHAATKSLALEVASRGITVNAVAPGIIDTAMSNSSFSADVIERMVPMKRAGKAEEVADLVGFLASERAAYISGQIISINGGMI; encoded by the coding sequence ATGACCCCTCCCCTCAAACGCGCACTTGTCACCGGCGGCAGCGGCGGCATCGGCTCGGCCATCTGCCGGCGCCTGGCGGCCGACGGCTTCAGCGTCATTGTTCATGCCAACAGCCATCTGGCCACGGCGCAGGCCGTGGCGGCCAGCATCGCGGCCGACGGCGGTCAGGCGCAGGCCGTGGCTTTTGATGTCACCGATGCGTCCGCCACGGCGGCGGCGCTCGAGTCCCTGCTCGAACAGGGGCCCATCCAGGTGCTGGTCAACAACGCCGGCATCCACGACGACGCCGTGTTCCCCGGCATGCAGCTGTCCCAATGGCAGCGCGTGCTCGATGTGTCGCTCAACGGCTTTTTCCATGTCACCCAACCCCTGACGCTGCCGATGATACGGACCCGCTGGGGCCGCATCATCACCATCACCTCTGTGGCCGCCGTGGCCGGCAATCGGGGCCAGGTCAACTATTCGGCGGCCAAGGGAGCCCTGCACGCCGCCACCAAATCGCTGGCCCTCGAAGTAGCCAGCCGCGGCATCACGGTCAATGCCGTGGCGCCGGGCATCATTGACACGGCCATGAGCAATAGCAGCTTCAGTGCTGACGTCATCGAACGCATGGTGCCGATGAAGCGGGCCGGCAAGGCCGAAGAAGTGGCTGACCTCGTGGGCTTTTTGGCCTCGGAACGCGCGGCCTACATCAGCGGGCAGATCATTTCCATCAATGGCGGCATGATCTGA
- a CDS encoding class I SAM-dependent methyltransferase — MKTSEPVPTTHAPHIPLTDYYQTEQDRQAYLRKIFDNTAADYDRIEAMLAWGTGSRYRHQALIRGGLQAGMKVLDVGVGTGLVAAQACLLAGDPALVTGVDPSPGMMAASKLPKTMVLMEGRAESLPFPDNHFDFLSMGYALRHISDLGVAFAEFQRVLKPGGRLCILEITQAKSGLGQWLLKTYMRGVIPLLTRFISREKDTATIWRYYWDSIEACVPPEQVMATLRAAGLTQVKQHLEVGVFSEYQAIKPGNAS, encoded by the coding sequence ATGAAGACTTCCGAACCCGTCCCTACGACGCATGCACCCCATATTCCGCTCACTGATTACTACCAGACAGAGCAGGATAGACAAGCCTATTTGCGCAAGATTTTTGACAATACCGCTGCGGATTACGACCGTATCGAGGCGATGTTGGCATGGGGCACTGGTTCCCGTTACCGGCACCAGGCCCTGATCCGGGGCGGTTTGCAAGCGGGCATGAAAGTGCTCGATGTGGGTGTGGGAACCGGCCTGGTTGCGGCGCAGGCCTGCCTCCTGGCCGGCGATCCCGCCTTGGTCACCGGGGTTGATCCCAGCCCCGGCATGATGGCGGCCAGCAAGCTGCCCAAGACCATGGTGCTGATGGAGGGCCGGGCCGAATCATTGCCTTTTCCGGACAACCACTTTGATTTCCTGAGCATGGGCTATGCACTTCGCCACATCAGTGACCTGGGTGTGGCGTTTGCAGAGTTTCAACGGGTATTGAAGCCCGGTGGCCGTCTGTGCATCCTTGAAATAACCCAGGCGAAAAGCGGCTTGGGGCAGTGGCTGCTCAAAACTTACATGCGGGGTGTGATACCGCTGCTGACGCGGTTTATTTCCCGGGAAAAAGATACAGCAACGATCTGGCGTTACTACTGGGACAGCATAGAAGCCTGCGTCCCTCCCGAACAAGTCATGGCCACACTGAGGGCGGCCGGGCTGACGCAGGTCAAGCAACACCTGGAGGTTGGCGTGTTTTCGGAATACCAGGCGATCAAACCCGGGAACGCCAGTTGA
- a CDS encoding glycosyltransferase family 2 protein, protein MNALLPSASRTHLVLIPSYNPGPKVYDTVRSARAQWTPVWVVVDGSTDASAAGLQAMAAQDEGLRVLVLPHNVGKGAAVLHGLDLAAAQGFTHVLTMDSDGQHPAPLIPDFMAASAAQPAAMVLGVPVFAADAPRLRVNGRKVSNGWANLETLWAGIGDSLFGFRVYPIEPLRQVMHGQRWMRRFDFDPEAVVRMCWRGVKPVNLPATVKYFRADEGGVSHFNYLRDNLLLTWMHSRLFLGFVLRLPVLLARRLFGRP, encoded by the coding sequence ATGAATGCCTTGTTGCCCAGCGCGTCCCGCACGCACCTTGTCCTGATTCCCAGCTACAACCCCGGCCCCAAGGTCTATGACACGGTGCGTTCGGCACGCGCGCAGTGGACGCCTGTCTGGGTCGTGGTCGATGGCAGCACCGATGCCAGCGCCGCAGGCCTGCAGGCGATGGCGGCGCAGGATGAAGGCCTGCGGGTGCTGGTGCTGCCGCACAACGTCGGCAAGGGCGCTGCCGTGCTGCACGGGCTGGACCTGGCCGCGGCGCAAGGCTTCACGCATGTGTTGACGATGGACTCCGATGGCCAGCACCCGGCGCCCCTGATTCCCGACTTCATGGCCGCCTCTGCCGCCCAGCCCGCCGCCATGGTGCTGGGCGTGCCGGTGTTCGCGGCCGATGCGCCGCGGCTGCGCGTCAACGGCCGCAAGGTGTCTAACGGTTGGGCCAACCTGGAAACCCTGTGGGCCGGCATTGGCGATTCGCTGTTCGGCTTTCGCGTCTACCCGATCGAGCCGCTGCGCCAGGTGATGCACGGGCAGCGCTGGATGCGCCGTTTTGACTTTGACCCCGAGGCAGTGGTGCGCATGTGCTGGCGCGGCGTCAAGCCGGTCAACCTGCCGGCCACGGTCAAATATTTCCGCGCCGACGAAGGCGGGGTCTCGCACTTCAATTACCTGCGCGACAACCTCTTGCTGACCTGGATGCACTCGCGCCTGTTTCTGGGGTTTGTGCTGCGTCTGCCCGTGTTGCTGGCGAGGCGCTTGTTCGGGCGCCCATGA
- a CDS encoding lysophospholipid acyltransferase family protein, which translates to MGLHQTLRLHLGFVLLGVICLVVSLLAFPMRALLPRVLSKRLGRKLVAATARGYLRVLTLMGACRFDLSELDALRGEPAMVIAPNHPSLLDAVMILSRLPNAACIMKAELVNSVFFGAGARLTGYIRNTPIRTMVQLGVADLRQGSHLLLFPEGTRTNRFPVGAMQGTTGLIAKNAGVPVQTVFIETDSAFLGKGWSLLWTPKMPITYRVRLGKRFDPPQHTARFVSELEQYFQAELAHAQLPDFPVKAPPA; encoded by the coding sequence ATGGGCCTGCATCAAACGCTGAGACTGCACCTGGGCTTTGTGCTGCTGGGCGTGATCTGTCTGGTCGTGTCGCTGCTGGCCTTTCCGATGCGCGCCCTGTTACCGCGCGTGCTCAGCAAACGGCTGGGCCGCAAGCTGGTCGCTGCAACAGCCCGGGGCTATCTGCGGGTTCTGACGCTGATGGGCGCCTGCCGCTTCGACCTGTCGGAACTCGATGCGCTGCGGGGTGAGCCGGCCATGGTCATTGCGCCCAACCATCCGTCGCTGCTCGATGCGGTGATGATTTTGTCGCGCCTGCCCAATGCAGCCTGCATCATGAAGGCCGAACTGGTCAACAGCGTCTTCTTCGGCGCGGGGGCCCGGCTGACCGGCTACATCCGCAACACGCCGATTCGTACCATGGTGCAATTGGGCGTTGCCGATTTACGCCAGGGTAGTCATTTGCTGCTGTTTCCGGAGGGCACGCGCACCAACCGGTTTCCTGTGGGTGCGATGCAGGGGACGACGGGGCTGATCGCCAAAAATGCCGGCGTGCCGGTGCAGACGGTTTTTATCGAAACCGATTCGGCTTTTCTGGGTAAAGGCTGGTCACTCCTGTGGACGCCTAAAATGCCCATCACTTACCGGGTCCGGCTTGGCAAGCGGTTTGATCCGCCCCAGCATACGGCGCGTTTTGTCAGCGAGCTGGAGCAATACTTCCAGGCCGAGTTGGCGCATGCGCAGTTGCCCGACTTTCCGGTCAAGGCACCGCCGGCCTGA